One window of Dysidea avara chromosome 11, odDysAvar1.4, whole genome shotgun sequence genomic DNA carries:
- the LOC136238382 gene encoding receptor-type guanylate cyclase gcy-28-like: MAAQRDGEKNLVLSNVRDTGRKLVDGDYGLVTEVSYYGAPCAGVNIHERLTMKVKQIEGVLEREHYYNRDVCHPNVLRFLGVCYLSKQQPLIITEIWHKTLAWMILAKSTIPLYVKLSVLLDVSRGLWYLHSHNPSIVHGDLTPADVFLTNHLVAKIGNIGFGRMLQLDYTDRETMSYNHAHAFKAPEALRDNIPEYGPPLDVFSYGGVVLYVVNQDWPEPLQDKVHKKVHKRWFRKKTVISEIHRYQKHLDRMSGYAAVLKPLLETCLLDDPSERPSMEAVCKKVKGVTDPYIKVDNTSWRLETKFSNAVPISHEIAGGPAIVRLHTEQQKAQQREQLVESLKHQLSWDDKLAANSVSKAIQIDWEDGLPVPVTRAVCTAIIYNGVIYLSSIYEANNFRRCSTSINMYNIDNEEWSLSRITTPHSCFGMTIVNDQIVIAGGMVEMRPLIVTDKVCALAGEEWVAYATLLSPKASPTALGIKSLLLVIGGSGNRDEVKSDVEVLDTTTGQWKICTNLPEPQVRLMSTIIGNTLYLLGGSGVNHHPSQAVFSISLDSLGSHTLEWHHLPVTPLVCSYPIVAHDEYLLAIGGKKRLNGKWHRSSDIYVLNLATWRWELVSAIPAARSSSGVVSDGKRIFVIGGANNEVNYDNLWISK, encoded by the exons ATGGCGGCACAGCGAGACGGTGAAAAGAATCTGGTCCTCAGCAATGTTCGAGATACGGGGAGAAAACTAGTAGACGGAGATTATGGATTAGTGACTGAAGTGAGCTACTACGGAGCTCCCTGCGCTGGAGTAAACATTCACGAGCGACTGACGATGAAAGTTAAACAGATTGAAGGCGTACTGGAGCGAGAGCATTATTATAACAGGGATGTGTGCCATCCAAATGTGTTGAGATTTCTTGGTGTGTGCTACTTGAGTAAGCAGCAGCCACTTATTATCACAGAGATATGGCACAAGACCCTAGCCTGGATGATACTTGCCAAATCCACTATACCATTGTATGTCAAATTGTCTGTGTTGTTAGATGTGTCTAGAGGATTGTGGTACCTTCACAGCCATAATCCATCCATTGTACATGGAGACCTGACACCTGCAGATGTGTTCTTGACAAATCATTTAGTAGCAAAAATTGGAAATATTGGCTTTGGTAGAATGTTACAACTTGACTATACTGACAGAGAAACAATGTCATACAATCATGCGCATGCTTTCAAAGCACCAGAAGCTTTGAGAGATAATATCCCTGAGTATGGTCCTCCCCTTGATGTCTTCTCTTATGGTGGAGTAGTACTTTACGTGGTAAATCAAGACTGGCCTGAGCCATTGCAGGataaagtgcacaaaaaagttcacaaacgcTGGTTTAGAAAGAAGACAGTCATCTCTGAAATACATAGATATCAAAAACATTTGGACAGGATGTCAGGCTATGCTGCCGTTCTCAAGCCACTGTTGGAAACCTGCTTGCTTGATGATCCCAGTGAACGACCTAGCATGGAAGCTGTTTGCAAGAAAGTAAAGGGGGTTACTGATCCCTACATTAAGGTGGACAATACATCATGGAGACTGGAGACCAAGTTCAGTAATGCTGTACCTATTAGTCACGAAATAGCTGGTGGACCTGCAATTGTCAGACTACACACTGAACAACAGAAAGCACAACAGCGAGAACAACTAGTGGAGTCACTAAAG CACCAGTTGTCATGGGATGATAAACTGGCTGCCAATTCAGTCTCTAAGGCCATCCAGATTGACTGGGAAGATGGGTTGCCTGTTCCTGTGACCAGAGCAGTTTGCACAGCCATCATCTATAATGGAGTGATTTACCTCAGTAGCATATATGAGGCCAATAATTTTCGCCGCTGCTCTACCAGCATCAATATGTACAACATTGACAATGAGGAATGGAGCCTTTCTCGTATCACTACACCTCACAGCTGTTTTGGTATGACAATTGTAAATGACCAAATAGTTATTGCAGGAGGAATGGTTGAAATGAGGCCATTAATTGTAACTGATAAAGTGTGTGCTTTAGCTGGAGAAGAATGGGTGGCTTATGCCACTTTGTTGTCACCCAAGGCGTCACCTACTGCTCTCGGAATTAAGTCACTTCTACTTGTAATCGGGGGTAGTGGCAATAGAGATGAAGTGAAGAGTGACGTGGAAGTATTAGACACCACCACTGGCCAATGGAAAATCTGTACCAACCTCCCTGAGCCACAGGTACGATTGATGTCTACCATAATTGGTAACACTTTGTACCTACTGGGTGGAAGTGGTGTAAATCACCACCCATCTCAAGCAGTCTTTTCTATCTCACTTGATTCTCTTGGAAGTCACACACTTGAATGGCACCATCTTCCAGTGACTCCGTTAGTTTGTTCATATCCAATTGTAGCTCATGATGAATATCTGTTAGCAATAGGAGGAAAGAAAAGACTTAATGGTAAATGGCACCGATCATCTGACATCTATGTCCTCAATCTGGCAACTTGGCGTTGGGAACTAGTGAGTGCCATTCCTGCTGCAAGAAGCAGTTCTGGAGTAGTTAGTGATGGCAAAAGGATATTTGTAATTGGAGGAGCTAACAATGAAGTCAACTATGACAATTTATGGATCAGCAAATGA
- the LOC136238981 gene encoding uncharacterized protein — protein sequence MAHHDTGERFVLNAIEHTGREIMDGEHGKVMEVRYYGAQCAAFAVHDRFNDKQLEGGLKEQLKYQTTNLCHPNVLKFLGLCHSDSSKQLLVTEMVHETVTSLVESQPNVPLHVKLSILLGVSRGLWYLHSRNPPIVHGRLSCNSIFLDVQLEVKIFIPRLLDMAGGSAPQSKAQEALQKTLTEYNTSVPIDVFSYGRVILHVVNQELPKPLYSNEAHCKQNLISELKYQGYLNNIAGLEMALLPLVEACLSDDSTRRPTMESVHTKMEAICEPFTGIDNVLWRLNLEDDSTIAAGRKKISEVVQMASDIHKAQQRVVKQDQVITSLRKQLAMEKKPAIVDPSGEAIHITWKEANPLPVPLSSGTAVVHSRKIYYGGYLDISLSSSFSIYVYDIGNQMWDPSPIKTHQALYGMTVLNNSLLLAGGVTDQRKLQPISTTNEICILLDGKWKQISTMPHARALLVAVGYQSMLIVIGGQDTRCAVKGNVEVLDSTTNQWHTCNSLPEPHYQLSSVIVNDTLYLMGGSNSRQQPSLEVFSASLANLEKNQQLHWQCLPNALRANSVPVGLCKEYLLAVGGKQTHADGKSYRCTDVYALNTATSSWEVLDVIPSPRSTPGIVSLDDHTIVVMGGTVNDVPQNTVWIGIC from the exons ATGGCACACCACGATACCGGTGAACGATTCGTTCTTAACGCTATTGAACATACTGGAAGGGAAATAATGGATGGGGAGCATGGGAAAGTTATGGAGGTGCGATACTACGGAGCTCAGTGTGCTGCTTTCGCGGTACATGATCGTTTCAACGATAAGCAACTTGAAGGAGGCCTCAAAGAACAGCTGAAATACCAGACTACTAATCTTTGCCATCCGAACGTTTTGAAATTCCTTGGATTATGTCATTCAGATTCAAGCAAGCAACTTCTCGTAACCGAGATGGTGCACGAGACGGTTACGTCATTGGTAGAATCTCAACCGAATGTACCACTGCACGTCAAGCTTTCCATATTACTGGGTGTGTCCAGGGGATTGTGGTATCTTCACAGTCGTAATCCTCCCATTGTCCATGGGAGATTGTCCTGTAATAGTATATTTTTGGATGTTCAGTTGGAGGTGAAAATTTTCATCCCCAGACTTCTTGATATGGCTGGTGGTTCCGCTCCTCAATCTAAAGCACAGGAAGCTTTGCAGAAGACACTTACAGAGTACAATACTAGTGTTCCCATTGATGTCTTCTCTTATGGCAGAGTGATTCTTCATGTGGTGAATCAAGAGCTGCCTAAGCCACTATATAGCAACGAGGCTCATTGTAAACAAAATTTGATTTCTGAACTAAAATATCAGGGGTATTTAAATAATATCGCAGGGCTTGAGATGGCTTTACTACCTCTGGTAGAGGCTTGTTTATCAGATGACTCTACCAGACGTCCCACCATGGAAAGTGTTCATACTAAAATGGAGGCTATTTGTGAGCCATTTACTGGAATTGACAACGTATTGTGGAGACTGAATCTGGAGGATGATTCTACAATCGCTGCTGGTAGAAAGAAGATTAGTGAAGTGGTACAGATGGCTAGTGATATACACAAAGCACAGCAAAGAGTTGTTAAGCAGGACCAAGTGATAACATCATTGAGG AAACAACTAGCAATGGAAAAGAAACCAGCTATTGTAGACCCATCTGGTGAAGCTATTCACATTACATGGAAAGAGGCAAATCCCCTACCAGTTCCTCTGTCATCTGGAACAGCTGTGGTGCACAGTCGAAAGATTTATTATGGTGGATACCTAGATATCAGTTTGTCGTCTTCCTTTAGCATCTATGTGTATGACATTGGTAATCAGATGTGGGACCCATCTCCTATTAAGACCCACCAAGCTCTGTATGGAATGACTGTACTAAATAACAGCTTACTATTAGCAGGTGGCGTAACTGATCAACGAAAACTTCAACCAATTTCAACCACCAATGAAATATGCATTCTTCTTGATGGCAAATGGAAGCAGATTTCTACAATGCCTCATGCCAGAGCACTGCTTGTTGCTGTTGGATATCAGTCAATGTTGATTGTCATCGGTGGTCAGGATACACGGTGTGCAGTCAAAGGCAATGTTGAGGTTTTAGACAGTACAACAAACCAGTGGCATACTTGTAATAGCCTACCTGAACCACATTATCAGTTGTCTTCTGTCATAGTGAATGATACTCTGTACTTAATGGGCGGGAGTAATTCACGTCAGCAACCATCGCTGGAAGTCTTTTCTGCTTCACTAGCAAACCTTGAGAAAAATCAACAACTTCACTGGCAATGTCTCCCCAATGCTCTTCGTGCTAATTCTGTCCCTGTTGGACTGTGCAAGGAATACTTGCTGGCAGTAGGTGGAAAGCAGACACATGCAGATGGAAAGTCATACCGATGTACTGATGTGTATGCCCTGAACACAGCTACCAGTTCATGGGAGGTACTAGATGTCATCCCATCCCCAAGGAGCACTCCAGGGATAGTGAGCTTGGATGATCATACAATAGTTGTGATGGGAGGGACAGTTAATGATGTACCTCAGAACACAGTGTGGATTGGAATTTGTTAG